A genomic region of Kribbella sp. NBC_00382 contains the following coding sequences:
- a CDS encoding MFS transporter — protein MTQTTTHTTSPARLTWDARLWGALLVVCGVIFLDGLDVSMVGMSLPSIGADLGVSLSSLQWVVTGYVLGYGGFLLLGGRTADLLGRRRVFLIALAVFAVVSMLSSLATNPELLIAARFVKGIAAAFTAPAALSIITTTFHEGPDRNRALSVFTTCAASGFSMGLILGGLLTEVGWRWTFLMPGPVALIVLLFALKLIPNSPRDESAGGYDVPGAVTVTAGMLSLVFAVVGAEGAGWASFRTIGLFVLAAVLLAAFVLIELKTKHPLVRLGIFRLGNLRRANLAIMTVFGAYVSFQFIGTLYLQNLLGWSSLQTALGFLPAGLIVAFLSPNAGKVADRIGTERMLATGMVLFVAGYALFLRIGPTSDYLSTVLPTMVLIGLGFAISFPAANMQATNGVDDNEQGLASGLFNTSAQVGGAIVLAITTAVIGSQSHGITAPSGMLSAYKPALVVIIGITVLGALVGFAGLRGLAARRAAEAAEVAELEAVQKELADEEMTPAA, from the coding sequence GTGACACAAACAACAACGCACACCACATCTCCGGCTCGCCTGACCTGGGACGCGCGCCTCTGGGGCGCCCTCCTCGTGGTCTGCGGCGTGATCTTCCTCGACGGCCTGGACGTGTCCATGGTCGGTATGTCGCTGCCGTCCATCGGCGCCGACCTCGGCGTCTCGCTGTCGTCCCTGCAGTGGGTCGTCACCGGCTACGTTCTCGGGTACGGGGGGTTCCTGCTGCTCGGTGGCCGCACGGCCGACCTGCTCGGCCGTCGCCGCGTCTTCCTGATCGCGCTCGCCGTCTTCGCCGTGGTCTCGATGCTGAGCTCACTGGCCACCAACCCCGAACTGCTCATCGCCGCGCGGTTCGTGAAGGGCATCGCCGCCGCGTTCACCGCGCCGGCCGCGCTCTCGATCATCACCACCACCTTCCACGAGGGCCCGGATCGCAACCGCGCCCTCAGTGTCTTCACCACCTGCGCCGCCAGCGGCTTCTCGATGGGCCTGATCCTCGGTGGCCTGCTGACCGAGGTCGGCTGGCGCTGGACCTTCCTGATGCCCGGCCCGGTCGCGCTGATCGTGCTGCTGTTCGCGCTCAAGCTGATCCCGAACAGCCCGCGGGACGAGAGCGCCGGCGGGTACGACGTACCGGGTGCCGTCACCGTCACGGCCGGCATGCTGTCGCTGGTCTTCGCCGTCGTCGGCGCCGAAGGGGCCGGCTGGGCCTCCTTCCGCACCATCGGGCTCTTCGTTCTCGCTGCGGTCCTGCTCGCTGCCTTCGTGCTGATCGAGCTGAAGACCAAGCACCCGCTGGTCCGGCTCGGCATCTTCCGGCTGGGCAACCTGCGGCGGGCGAACCTGGCGATCATGACGGTGTTCGGGGCCTACGTGTCCTTCCAGTTCATCGGCACGCTGTACCTGCAGAACCTGCTCGGCTGGTCGTCGCTGCAGACCGCGCTCGGCTTCCTGCCGGCCGGCCTGATCGTCGCCTTCCTCTCGCCGAACGCCGGCAAGGTGGCCGACCGGATCGGTACCGAGCGGATGCTCGCGACCGGGATGGTGCTGTTCGTGGCCGGGTACGCGCTGTTCCTGCGGATCGGGCCGACGTCGGACTACCTGTCGACGGTGCTGCCGACGATGGTGCTGATCGGCCTGGGCTTCGCGATCAGCTTCCCGGCGGCCAACATGCAGGCGACGAACGGGGTCGACGACAACGAGCAGGGGCTCGCGTCGGGTCTGTTCAACACCTCGGCGCAGGTCGGCGGCGCGATCGTGCTGGCCATCACCACCGCGGTGATCGGCAGCCAGTCGCACGGCATCACGGCGCCGAGCGGGATGCTCTCGGCGTACAAGCCGGCTCTGGTCGTGATCATCGGGATCACCGTGCTGGGCGCGCTGGTCGGGTTCGCGGGGCTGCGTGGGCTGGCGGCGCGGCGGGCGGCCGAGGCGGCGGAGGTCGCTGAGCTGGAGGCAGTACAGAAAGAACTGGCGGACGAGGAAATGACTCCGGCCGCCTGA
- a CDS encoding MarR family winged helix-turn-helix transcriptional regulator, producing MTETKVSAETGEVSADVRIWRELLARHADIGCALDRELQQHGLGMSEYEVLERLAELPEQSAKVQTIAKSVHLSQSALSRVIGRLETAGLVERLMCHEDRRAVNVKLTDEGLLRQTEAAPTHRRVLAERLHSPLLKSCEPL from the coding sequence ATGACCGAGACGAAGGTCAGCGCTGAGACTGGTGAAGTCAGCGCCGATGTCCGCATCTGGCGCGAGCTGTTGGCTCGACACGCCGATATCGGCTGTGCGCTCGATCGCGAGCTGCAGCAGCACGGGCTGGGCATGAGTGAGTACGAGGTGCTCGAGCGGCTGGCTGAGCTGCCCGAGCAGTCCGCGAAGGTCCAGACGATCGCCAAGTCGGTCCACCTGAGCCAGAGCGCGCTGTCCCGCGTGATCGGCCGGCTGGAGACCGCCGGCCTGGTCGAGCGGCTGATGTGCCACGAGGACCGCCGCGCGGTCAACGTAAAGCTCACGGACGAAGGCCTGCTCCGGCAGACCGAGGCAGCTCCAACGCACCGCCGAGTGCTGGCCGAGCGCCTGCACTCGCCGCTGCTCAAGTCGTGCGAGCCCCTCTAA
- a CDS encoding carbohydrate ABC transporter permease, whose protein sequence is MRAPLAERVGNYLLLTVFGLFALGPIVTIVVSALGPDDGGGGSSGFGNFGKAWEIGHFGSYLRTSVLVSVFVVLVSVLFSILSGYAFGTMRFRGAGVLFYLFLLGIMMPTEAIVVPLYFDLRSLGLTDTFWAVALPQVAQSVAFGTFWMRAYFRSSSRSLVEAARLDGAGHWRTLWLVLVPPARPALVTLIVLVFMWTWNEFLIPLVMVTSESLRTAPLGLAFFSGQYTSGFTLLAAGAVIVGTPVVLVYAFLQRHFIAGMLEGALRE, encoded by the coding sequence GTGAGGGCGCCGCTGGCCGAGCGGGTGGGCAACTACCTGCTCTTGACGGTCTTCGGGTTGTTCGCGCTCGGGCCGATCGTGACGATCGTGGTGTCTGCTCTGGGGCCGGACGACGGCGGCGGTGGGTCCAGTGGGTTCGGCAACTTCGGGAAGGCCTGGGAGATCGGGCACTTCGGCAGCTACCTGCGGACCAGCGTGCTCGTCTCGGTCTTCGTGGTTCTGGTGAGCGTGCTGTTCTCAATCCTGAGCGGCTATGCCTTCGGGACGATGCGGTTCCGCGGCGCCGGGGTGCTGTTCTACCTGTTCCTGCTCGGCATCATGATGCCGACCGAGGCGATCGTCGTTCCCTTGTACTTCGATCTGCGCTCGCTCGGGTTGACCGACACGTTCTGGGCCGTCGCGTTGCCGCAGGTCGCGCAATCGGTTGCCTTTGGCACCTTTTGGATGCGGGCGTACTTCCGGTCGTCGAGCCGGTCGCTGGTGGAGGCTGCCCGGCTGGACGGTGCGGGGCATTGGCGGACGCTGTGGCTGGTACTGGTGCCGCCCGCGCGTCCGGCGTTGGTGACGTTGATCGTGCTCGTGTTCATGTGGACGTGGAACGAGTTCCTGATCCCGCTGGTGATGGTGACGAGCGAGTCGCTGCGGACCGCGCCGTTGGGGCTGGCGTTCTTCTCCGGGCAGTACACGTCCGGGTTCACGCTGCTCGCGGCCGGCGCGGTCATCGTGGGCACACCGGTGGTACTCGTCTACGCGTTCCTGCAACGCCACTTCATCGCGGGGATGTTGGAGGGCGCCCTACGGGAATGA
- a CDS encoding carbohydrate ABC transporter permease produces the protein MSSPPGEPRKIGYLYILPAFLVYAAFLLYPLGRAVHLSLFEWDGITLGKFVGLSNYADVIADGGLRAAFGHALVLIVFYSVLPVLIGLALASVLQRARVRGMGFFRTVVFLPQVIAMVVVAVSWRHIYAPDGPLNDVLRFLGLDSVARGWLGDYTFALPAVGVIGTWFETGLVTVLLLAGMARIPAERYEAARLDGAGAVAEFFAVVLPAVRGEIAVAVTLTVIAALRTFDLVYVTTSGGPGNSTSVPSYEVYHRAFELGQVGSAAAIGVCLTILIFVITLGVNRLADRSTS, from the coding sequence GTGAGTTCACCTCCCGGCGAGCCGCGCAAGATCGGCTATCTCTACATCCTGCCTGCTTTTTTGGTCTATGCGGCGTTTCTGCTCTATCCGCTCGGGCGGGCCGTGCATCTGTCGCTGTTCGAGTGGGACGGGATCACGCTCGGGAAGTTCGTTGGCCTGAGCAACTATGCGGACGTGATCGCGGACGGCGGGCTGCGCGCGGCCTTCGGGCATGCGCTGGTGCTGATCGTCTTCTACTCGGTACTTCCGGTGCTGATCGGGCTGGCGCTGGCGTCGGTGCTGCAGCGGGCTCGTGTTCGCGGCATGGGGTTCTTCCGGACCGTCGTGTTCCTGCCACAGGTGATCGCGATGGTGGTCGTCGCGGTGTCGTGGCGGCACATCTATGCGCCTGACGGGCCGCTGAACGACGTACTGCGGTTCCTTGGGCTCGACTCGGTTGCTCGGGGATGGCTGGGGGACTACACGTTTGCGTTGCCGGCCGTCGGGGTGATCGGGACGTGGTTCGAGACCGGGCTGGTCACCGTGTTGTTGCTGGCGGGGATGGCGCGGATTCCGGCTGAGCGGTATGAGGCCGCGCGGCTCGACGGGGCCGGTGCGGTGGCTGAGTTCTTCGCGGTGGTGCTGCCGGCGGTACGGGGTGAGATCGCGGTCGCGGTGACGTTGACGGTGATCGCGGCGCTGCGGACCTTCGACCTCGTCTACGTGACGACGAGTGGGGGACCGGGGAACTCGACCAGCGTTCCGTCGTATGAGGTGTATCACCGGGCCTTCGAGCTCGGGCAGGTCGGCTCGGCGGCGGCGATCGGGGTCTGTCTGACGATACTGATCTTCGTGATCACGCTGGGGGTCAATCGGCTGGCGGATCGGAGTACCTCGTGA
- a CDS encoding extracellular solute-binding protein: MKVVALATAAVLLLTAACTPGADNPSGGASAPSSVKTDAGALGDVSLTVWDQEVRGGQAAQMAELNKQFQAKYPNIKLKRVSRSFDDLKTTLRLALSGNDAPDVVQANNGRSDMGEFVKAGQLVPLDKWADAYNWKSRYPASVLQYSRYSADGKTFGEGNLYGMPQVGEVVGIYYNKTKLAALGLEPPKTWGDFENALGKAKAAGELPMQFGNLDKWPAIHVFGTVQDKNVPAEQITTLAFGRAGASWKTTENTKAAETLVSWVDKGYFNQGFNGQGYDPAWQDFGKGKGVFLIAGTWLQADLQKALGDKVGFMLPPGATADEKPVVTGGTGLPFAVTNKAKNPDAAAAYINFITSPDAMKVLTTTGNLPIADTSAQQAPAGLAADIFNAFGTAVGKEGLVPYLDYATPTMYDTLGAALQDLLAKKATPAQFVDKIEADYSKFAGK, from the coding sequence GTGAAGGTCGTCGCACTGGCTACAGCAGCGGTTTTGTTGCTCACGGCAGCCTGTACTCCGGGCGCCGACAACCCGAGTGGCGGTGCGAGCGCGCCGAGCTCGGTGAAGACCGACGCGGGCGCGCTGGGCGATGTGTCCCTGACCGTCTGGGACCAGGAGGTCCGTGGCGGGCAGGCGGCGCAGATGGCCGAGCTCAACAAGCAGTTCCAGGCGAAGTACCCGAACATCAAGCTCAAGCGGGTCTCGCGGTCCTTCGACGATCTCAAGACGACACTGCGGCTCGCCTTGTCCGGCAATGATGCGCCGGACGTAGTACAGGCGAACAACGGGCGCTCGGACATGGGGGAGTTCGTCAAGGCCGGGCAGTTGGTGCCGCTGGACAAGTGGGCGGACGCGTACAACTGGAAGAGCCGGTACCCGGCTTCGGTGCTGCAGTACTCGCGGTACTCGGCGGACGGCAAGACCTTCGGCGAGGGCAACCTCTACGGGATGCCGCAGGTCGGCGAGGTCGTCGGCATCTACTACAACAAGACCAAGCTCGCCGCGCTCGGGCTCGAGCCGCCGAAGACCTGGGGCGACTTCGAGAACGCGCTGGGCAAGGCGAAGGCGGCCGGCGAGCTGCCGATGCAGTTCGGCAACCTGGACAAGTGGCCGGCTATCCACGTCTTCGGCACGGTGCAGGACAAGAACGTGCCGGCCGAGCAGATCACCACGCTCGCCTTCGGACGGGCGGGAGCGTCGTGGAAGACGACGGAGAACACGAAGGCCGCTGAGACCTTGGTGTCCTGGGTGGACAAGGGGTACTTCAACCAGGGCTTCAACGGGCAGGGGTACGACCCGGCCTGGCAGGACTTCGGCAAGGGCAAGGGCGTCTTCCTGATCGCCGGTACCTGGTTGCAAGCCGATCTGCAGAAGGCGCTGGGCGACAAGGTCGGCTTCATGCTCCCGCCGGGCGCGACGGCCGACGAGAAGCCGGTCGTGACCGGTGGTACGGGGCTGCCGTTCGCCGTCACCAACAAGGCGAAGAACCCGGACGCGGCCGCGGCGTACATCAACTTCATCACCAGCCCGGATGCGATGAAGGTCCTCACCACTACCGGCAACTTGCCGATCGCGGACACCTCGGCCCAGCAGGCGCCTGCCGGTCTCGCGGCCGACATCTTCAACGCCTTCGGGACGGCCGTCGGCAAGGAGGGCCTGGTCCCGTACCTCGACTACGCGACGCCGACGATGTACGACACCCTCGGCGCCGCCCTCCAGGACCTGCTGGCGAAGAAGGCGACCCCGGCGCAGTTCGTCGACAAGATCGAGGCCGACTACAGCAAGTTCGCCGGAAAGTGA